The sequence AGCACCGCACGGATCGCCGCGGTGCGCCCGCTCGTCGACGTCTTCGAGGACACCGGGATCCTCACGGCGCACATCGAGGTCGAACGCGCGGCGTCGGGGATGACGCGCGCACTGCACCTCGAGGTCGAGATCGCCGGACAGGCCGTCCATGCCGAGGTACAGCCCGGCGAGACCGAGGCGACGGTCGTCGTCGCCGTCCCTGACGTGCAGCGTTGGTCCCCCCGCGGTCTCGGCGAGGCCCACCTGTACGCGGTGGGCATCTCGCTCTGGAGCGCGGGGGAACATCTGGACACCCGAAGCACCCGCGTCGGCTTCCGCACCGTCTCGATCGAGCGATCACCCGATGCGGACGGCACGCCGTTCGTCGTCACGGTGAACGGACTGCCGCTGTTCGTGAAGGGGGTCAACTGGATTCCCGAGAGCGTGTTCCCCGGCACGGTCCCGGCCGAGCGCGTTCGCGAGCGTCTCACCCAGGCGGCCGAAGCGAACGTCAACCTGATCCGCGTCTGGGGCGGGGGCGTGTACGAGAGCGAGGAGTTCTATGCCGCGTGCGACGAACTCGGACTGCTCGTGTGGCAGGACTTCCTCTTCGCCTGCGCCGCGTACCCGGAGGAGGAACCGATCAGGTCCGAGGTGCTCGCCGAGGCCCGCGACAACATCGTGCGGCTGAGTGCACACCCGAGCCTGGCCGTCTGGAACGGCAACAACGAGAACCTCTGGATGCGCCTGGACAAGAACTGGGCCGAGCAACCGGGCGGTGAGCTCACCTGGGGTGAGCGCTACTACCTCGAGTGGCTCCCCGACCTCCTCCGCGACCTGGATCCGAGCCGGCCCTATACGGAGGGCAGCCCGTGGTCGGGTGGGTGGGAGCACGACCCCAACGACGTCGACCACCAGACCTTCCACTCGTGGGACGCGTGGAACGAGGACGACTTCGCGGTCTACCGGGACAGCTCGCCGCGGTTCGTGTCGGAGTTCGGGTGGCAGGGTGCCGCCACGTGGCGGACCCTCCGCGACGCGGTCACGGATCCGGAACTGCGTGTCGACTCCGAGAACCTGCGGCACCACCAGAAAGCCATCGACGGCCACGTCAAACTGGCGCGCAACCTGGCACGGCATCTGCCGGTCACGGAGGACTTCGACCGGTGGCATCTGCAGACGCAGTGGATGCAGGTCGAAGCGGTTCGCACCGGCGTGCTGCACTGGCGCGCCGGCTGGCCGCGTACCGCCGGCACCATCGTGTGGCAGCTGAACGACCTCTGGCCCGTGGTCTCGTGGTCGGCGATCGACGGTGCCGGTCGCTGCAAACCGTTGTACTTCGCGCTGCGCGAGATGTACGCGCCCAGGGTCGTGACGATCGAGCCGAACGGGGAGGGGCTGGAGTTCTGCGCCGTCAACGATGACGACGCGACGTGGCGGACGACCGTGCAGATCACGCGCCGCCGCGTGGACGGCCGGTTCATCGCCGCTGAGTCGGTGCCGCTCTCGGTGCCGCCGCGAGCGGTCGGCCGGGTCGCGCTCGCGCGGGCGATCTCGGAGGCCGACGATCCCGAGGCGGAGTTCATCGTCGCCTCCGCTGACGACCGGCGTACGATCTGGCACTTCGCGGCGCCGTCGCGAGCCCGGACGGGCACACTCCCGCCCGACCTGACGGTCACCGTCGTCGACGGCGGTCTGGACCTCGCGGTCTCGTCGACCGACCTGTTGCGCGACGTGCTCGTGCAACCGGATCGAATCCATCCGGCGGCGACGGTCGATCGCGGCTTCACGACGGTGCTGCCCGGCGAGACCGCCGTGTTCCGGGTCCGGGCGCCCGAGCCCCTCGACCCGGCAGCGGCACGCGCCGCGTTCGTCGTCACCTCCCTCAGGGATATCATCGGTCCGGAGTGAGGGGGGCTTCGATGACAGTTGCCCCTGAACCGCGTCGCGTCACGGCATCGCACCAGGTGGCCGGGTCACGCCGGGTCACGATCGCGGATGTCGCGCGCGAGGCGCAGACCTCGACCGCGAGCGTCTCCTA is a genomic window of Agromyces protaetiae containing:
- a CDS encoding glycoside hydrolase family 2 protein encodes the protein MLTTLDLSGRWTWSVDADGPTPMPAQAELLVGRAVEAAVPGAVHADLHAAGLIAEPLADRNEDEVAWVSRTDWRLSRSFGPVADAERVDLVVDGVDTVASISVNGRPVGSTRNMHRTYRFDVSPDVAATNEVDVHFTSPYTEAEHWERELGARPSAYPQPFAFIRKMASSFGWDWGPTLPSCGLWRGVRVETWSTARIAAVRPLVDVFEDTGILTAHIEVERAASGMTRALHLEVEIAGQAVHAEVQPGETEATVVVAVPDVQRWSPRGLGEAHLYAVGISLWSAGEHLDTRSTRVGFRTVSIERSPDADGTPFVVTVNGLPLFVKGVNWIPESVFPGTVPAERVRERLTQAAEANVNLIRVWGGGVYESEEFYAACDELGLLVWQDFLFACAAYPEEEPIRSEVLAEARDNIVRLSAHPSLAVWNGNNENLWMRLDKNWAEQPGGELTWGERYYLEWLPDLLRDLDPSRPYTEGSPWSGGWEHDPNDVDHQTFHSWDAWNEDDFAVYRDSSPRFVSEFGWQGAATWRTLRDAVTDPELRVDSENLRHHQKAIDGHVKLARNLARHLPVTEDFDRWHLQTQWMQVEAVRTGVLHWRAGWPRTAGTIVWQLNDLWPVVSWSAIDGAGRCKPLYFALREMYAPRVVTIEPNGEGLEFCAVNDDDATWRTTVQITRRRVDGRFIAAESVPLSVPPRAVGRVALARAISEADDPEAEFIVASADDRRTIWHFAAPSRARTGTLPPDLTVTVVDGGLDLAVSSTDLLRDVLVQPDRIHPAATVDRGFTTVLPGETAVFRVRAPEPLDPAAARAAFVVTSLRDIIGPE